One part of the Microlunatus elymi genome encodes these proteins:
- a CDS encoding ABC transporter permease, which produces MTASQPGLAQPLPAEAGEPSDAKTATAGRARKNPLRFLSRRFGFYVFTAWAAITLNFLIPRFVPGDPAQDLLNNLQQQTGQTPTPDQIAAIHTFYGDPTENLFGQYLQYWADIARFRFGTSLSEFPTPVSELVGQALPWTVLLVGVTTIFAWVIGTFLGAWIGTRPGSRVDTIFTPVTTFLHSVPPFWLALLALWLFGFVLGWFPLAGGYDPSVPFQLNNIWFLLSVLKYGALPAFTLIFVGFNGWFFSMRNVMVTTVAEDYVLLARAKGLSSRRVLFKYSARNALLPNVTGLALSIGGVISGVLLTEIVFTYPGMGYLLLKAIGAHDFPVMQTVFLMITLTTLAANFLADSLYVLLDPRTRESN; this is translated from the coding sequence GTGACCGCGTCACAGCCCGGGCTTGCCCAGCCACTGCCCGCCGAAGCCGGCGAACCGTCCGACGCCAAGACCGCGACCGCGGGCCGGGCGCGGAAGAATCCACTGCGTTTCCTATCCCGCAGGTTCGGCTTCTATGTGTTCACCGCGTGGGCAGCGATCACGTTGAACTTCCTGATTCCGCGTTTCGTCCCCGGCGATCCGGCCCAGGATCTGCTGAACAACCTGCAGCAACAGACCGGGCAGACCCCGACCCCCGATCAGATCGCCGCCATCCACACCTTCTACGGCGATCCCACGGAAAACCTGTTCGGGCAGTACCTGCAGTACTGGGCCGACATCGCCCGGTTCCGCTTCGGCACCTCACTGAGCGAATTCCCCACCCCGGTCTCCGAGCTGGTCGGCCAGGCGCTGCCCTGGACCGTCCTGCTGGTCGGCGTGACCACGATCTTCGCCTGGGTCATCGGCACCTTCCTGGGAGCCTGGATCGGCACCCGGCCGGGCAGCCGCGTCGACACGATCTTCACCCCGGTGACCACCTTCCTGCACTCGGTTCCGCCGTTCTGGCTCGCCCTGCTCGCCCTGTGGCTGTTCGGATTCGTGCTCGGCTGGTTCCCGCTGGCCGGCGGCTACGACCCCAGCGTCCCGTTCCAGCTCAACAACATCTGGTTCCTGCTGTCGGTGCTGAAGTACGGCGCGCTGCCGGCCTTCACGTTGATCTTCGTCGGCTTCAACGGCTGGTTCTTCTCGATGCGCAACGTGATGGTCACCACCGTGGCCGAGGACTACGTGCTGCTGGCCCGCGCGAAGGGCCTGTCCAGCCGGCGAGTGCTGTTCAAGTACTCCGCCCGCAACGCCCTGCTGCCGAACGTGACCGGCCTGGCGTTGTCCATCGGCGGCGTGATCAGCGGTGTGCTGCTGACCGAGATCGTCTTCACCTACCCGGGCATGGGTTACCTGCTGCTGAAGGCGATCGGCGCCCACGACTTCCCCGTGATGCAGACCGTGTTCTTGATGATCACGCTGACCACGCTGGCGGCCAACTTCCTCGCCGATTCGCTGTACGTCCTGCTCGATCCGCGGACCAGGGAGAGCAACTGA
- a CDS encoding glycoside hydrolase family 5 protein, whose product MSNGDPHVRPAPYVVDHHQRARSEADLSHLLDAPAGRDGFIGVRDGHLVQPDGRRLRIWGVNLTGWTKGSTLLPPKEEAPIWAAALARFGINCVRFHFLDLPTLDEEDVDHQQPGGLIDRRQEHTRSFDPEQLDRLDFFVAELKQRGIYTNLNLNVGRTYTEGDGVPDWDAVRIWKGMTFIGERLIELQRDYARDLLTHHNPYTGNEYRHEPAVAIVEIVNENSLYEFWMRNWLRGERTKDNPDIQLDFTPFYAEQLDARYQDWLAGNRTEDQLAELRKLAGVAADAPIPRLRVEQFAEAPAPLFHAEGEFYGAVERDFFLDMKRYLTDDLGVASLIVGCADHTYWIPNQPIVQGTSQLDIVDGHVYWQHPAIWGARNTPMVDDPLNSTIVKLSRSPVAGKPFMVSEVNHPNPNEYAAEMIPILAAYAAFQDWDGIFFYTFEPKALGDYQRYVADNFDITLDPVKLIQLAAGALIFCRADVRPARRTVTRSYSAEQVLESIRLPESARPYFTPGFPTSTALRHGLRISSFDGEPTAAFAADEPGPYLTDTGELGWHVSPEHGGLVTIDTDRTQALVGFVTANGRTTRHLAADVANRFCAITLSSLDEQPIARSEKLLLTACSRIENTGTQWNARHTLWETWGHGPTLIEPVTGWLVLTDLQGPIDIQVTPLDGSDRPIVEPVHARRLEIGWEIPLGDPATTQYLIHPVRSAEQAKRLARGGPRSEFFG is encoded by the coding sequence ATGAGCAACGGCGACCCTCACGTTCGGCCGGCGCCGTACGTTGTCGATCATCACCAACGTGCCCGGTCGGAGGCCGATCTGTCGCACCTGCTCGACGCGCCGGCCGGCCGGGACGGGTTCATCGGCGTCCGTGACGGCCACCTGGTCCAGCCGGACGGCCGTCGGCTGCGCATCTGGGGTGTGAACCTGACCGGGTGGACGAAGGGCTCGACCCTGCTGCCGCCGAAGGAGGAGGCGCCGATCTGGGCGGCCGCGCTGGCCCGCTTCGGCATCAACTGCGTACGGTTCCACTTCCTGGATCTGCCCACCCTCGACGAGGAAGACGTTGATCACCAGCAGCCCGGCGGGTTGATCGACCGGCGCCAGGAGCACACCCGGTCCTTCGATCCCGAACAGCTGGACCGGCTCGACTTCTTCGTCGCCGAACTGAAGCAGCGTGGGATCTACACGAACCTGAACCTCAACGTGGGTCGCACCTACACCGAGGGCGACGGCGTGCCGGACTGGGACGCGGTGCGGATCTGGAAGGGCATGACCTTCATCGGCGAGCGGCTGATCGAGCTCCAGCGAGACTATGCGCGGGACCTGCTGACCCACCACAACCCGTACACCGGGAACGAGTACCGGCATGAACCGGCGGTGGCGATCGTCGAGATCGTCAACGAGAACTCGCTGTACGAGTTCTGGATGCGCAACTGGCTGAGGGGAGAGCGGACGAAGGACAATCCGGACATCCAGCTCGACTTCACGCCGTTCTATGCGGAGCAGCTCGACGCCAGGTATCAGGACTGGCTGGCCGGCAACCGAACCGAGGACCAGCTCGCCGAGTTGCGGAAGCTCGCGGGCGTCGCGGCGGATGCGCCGATTCCGCGGCTGCGGGTGGAGCAGTTCGCCGAGGCACCGGCGCCGCTGTTCCATGCCGAGGGCGAGTTCTACGGCGCGGTCGAGCGCGACTTCTTCCTGGACATGAAGCGATATCTCACCGACGACCTCGGCGTCGCGTCGCTGATCGTCGGCTGCGCCGACCACACCTACTGGATCCCCAACCAGCCGATTGTGCAGGGCACTTCGCAGCTCGACATCGTCGACGGGCACGTCTACTGGCAGCACCCGGCCATCTGGGGCGCCCGGAACACGCCGATGGTCGACGATCCGCTGAACTCGACGATCGTCAAACTCAGCCGGTCACCGGTCGCCGGCAAGCCGTTCATGGTGAGCGAGGTGAACCACCCCAATCCGAACGAGTATGCAGCCGAGATGATCCCGATCCTGGCCGCATACGCCGCCTTCCAGGACTGGGACGGGATCTTCTTCTACACCTTCGAACCCAAGGCGCTGGGCGACTACCAGCGCTATGTGGCCGACAACTTCGACATCACTCTCGATCCGGTGAAGCTGATCCAGCTGGCAGCCGGAGCCCTGATCTTCTGCCGAGCCGACGTCCGGCCGGCGCGCCGGACCGTCACCCGGTCCTATTCGGCCGAGCAGGTGCTGGAGAGCATCCGGCTGCCGGAGTCGGCGCGGCCCTACTTCACGCCCGGCTTCCCGACCTCGACCGCGTTGCGCCACGGTCTGCGGATCTCCTCCTTCGACGGCGAGCCGACCGCCGCCTTCGCTGCGGATGAACCCGGCCCCTACCTGACCGACACCGGCGAGCTCGGCTGGCACGTCTCGCCCGAGCACGGCGGCCTGGTCACCATCGACACCGATCGCACTCAGGCACTGGTCGGCTTCGTCACCGCCAACGGTCGCACGACACGGCATCTGGCAGCCGACGTCGCCAACCGGTTCTGCGCGATCACCCTGAGCTCGCTGGACGAGCAGCCGATCGCCCGTAGCGAGAAGCTGTTGCTGACCGCGTGTTCGAGGATCGAGAACACCGGTACGCAGTGGAACGCTCGGCACACCTTATGGGAGACCTGGGGCCACGGGCCCACGCTGATCGAACCGGTGACCGGTTGGCTGGTGCTGACCGACCTCCAGGGGCCCATAGACATCCAGGTGACCCCGCTCGACGGCTCCGATCGGCCTATCGTCGAGCCCGTCCACGCGCGCCGGCTGGAGATCGGCTGGGAGATCCCGCTCGGCGATCCCGCCACGACGCAGTACCTGATCCACCCCGTACGCTCTGCGGAGCAGGCCAAGCGACTCGCGCGGGGTGGTCCGCGGTCCGAATTCTTCGGCTGA
- a CDS encoding GrpB family protein, protein MRTHRPSPHTRGPACGASAATGQPRSGPRSEPTELARRKCGFPLFVKRRILAISSSRSARFDWPLCQCAIFRGEHRASSFFRDKQVGRREHLHVVDAGSRVARDYPAFRDYLRSHPEAATSYAAANGHFCRSAPATATGTWTTRSPSATQS, encoded by the coding sequence ATGAGGACTCACCGTCCGTCGCCGCACACGCGCGGCCCTGCCTGCGGCGCCAGCGCAGCCACCGGGCAGCCGAGATCCGGTCCTCGATCCGAGCCAACTGAACTTGCTCGACGAAAGTGCGGTTTCCCCCTCTTTGTCAAGCGCCGAATCCTCGCAATTTCGTCGAGCAGGTCAGCGCGCTTCGACTGGCCGCTCTGCCAGTGTGCGATCTTCCGCGGAGAGCACCGAGCGTCGTCTTTCTTTCGGGACAAGCAAGTTGGTCGACGAGAGCACCTCCACGTCGTCGATGCCGGCTCGCGCGTGGCACGGGATTATCCGGCGTTTCGTGACTACCTGCGGAGTCATCCGGAGGCGGCGACGTCGTACGCAGCCGCAAACGGCCACTTCTGCAGGAGTGCGCCGGCGACCGCGACTGGTACGTGGACAACAAGATCCCCATCGGCGACGCAATCATGA
- a CDS encoding phosphotransferase, giving the protein MDLSFLGVPVAPMVRVHGGAANRMFRLDTEQGSFAVKELNVVDRREAYRVEDVFRLERAAFAAGIPMPEPIAADSQILVHRWVEGEKVPEAPVSAAYAFEIGEILARLHALDVDWPQEPVEPLTPRDWPELAERAMATGQPWADDLADRVETFLAIADFVDDCRLPGPMVLTHKDIQPWNLLAREGRPVLLDWELSGMSDLSGELGSTALGLAKGPGFDDIEPAIFGSVLEGYVAGGGVLPRPGPSWFVFMIGGWLGHTRWNILRCLAGVEAGSGPELAQSQLSAGAGVRGLPDMFGRLAEFQTLLV; this is encoded by the coding sequence ATGGATCTTTCGTTTCTGGGAGTGCCGGTCGCGCCGATGGTGCGAGTCCACGGCGGGGCTGCCAACCGGATGTTCCGGCTCGATACGGAACAGGGTTCGTTCGCGGTGAAGGAGTTGAACGTCGTCGATCGGCGCGAGGCCTACCGGGTCGAGGACGTGTTCAGATTGGAGCGTGCCGCCTTCGCCGCCGGGATCCCGATGCCGGAACCGATCGCGGCCGACTCTCAGATCCTTGTTCACCGGTGGGTCGAGGGTGAGAAGGTGCCCGAGGCGCCCGTTTCGGCGGCGTACGCGTTCGAGATCGGTGAGATCCTCGCACGCCTCCACGCTCTCGACGTCGACTGGCCGCAGGAGCCGGTCGAGCCACTGACGCCGCGGGATTGGCCCGAGCTTGCCGAGCGGGCGATGGCGACCGGCCAGCCCTGGGCGGACGACCTCGCCGACCGGGTCGAGACGTTCCTCGCCATCGCAGACTTCGTCGACGACTGTCGGCTGCCGGGCCCGATGGTGCTGACGCACAAGGACATCCAGCCGTGGAACCTGCTGGCCCGAGAGGGACGACCGGTGCTGCTGGACTGGGAGCTCTCGGGGATGTCGGACCTGTCCGGTGAGCTGGGCTCGACCGCGCTGGGGCTGGCGAAGGGGCCTGGTTTCGACGACATCGAGCCGGCCATCTTCGGTTCGGTGCTGGAGGGGTATGTCGCCGGCGGTGGAGTGCTGCCGCGGCCGGGTCCGAGCTGGTTCGTGTTCATGATCGGTGGCTGGCTGGGCCACACGCGATGGAACATTCTCCGCTGCCTGGCCGGAGTCGAGGCCGGCAGCGGCCCTGAACTCGCGCAGTCACAGTTGTCCGCGGGTGCCGGGGTACGCGGTCTCCCGGACATGTTCGGCCGGCTTGCGGAGTTCCAGACGCTGCTGGTGTGA
- a CDS encoding VOC family protein — protein sequence MTAFVKSVTFDCHAPLVVAAFWAAALGSNVDEDSTENRAWVEPPGWGGPSLWFQRVPEPKTAKNRQHFDLRAIGDLGAEVDRLCALGATRVRDDGDDLVVMADPEGNEFCVEA from the coding sequence GTGACAGCATTCGTCAAGTCGGTCACCTTTGATTGCCACGCGCCGCTCGTCGTCGCGGCGTTCTGGGCCGCAGCGCTGGGTTCAAATGTTGACGAGGACAGCACCGAGAACCGTGCCTGGGTTGAGCCGCCGGGCTGGGGTGGCCCGAGTCTGTGGTTCCAACGCGTGCCTGAGCCGAAGACGGCCAAGAACCGCCAGCACTTCGATCTGAGGGCGATCGGCGATTTGGGTGCAGAGGTCGACCGGCTTTGTGCGCTGGGTGCCACGAGGGTGCGCGATGATGGCGACGATCTTGTCGTCATGGCCGACCCCGAGGGAAACGAGTTCTGCGTCGAGGCATGA
- a CDS encoding nucleotidyl transferase AbiEii/AbiGii toxin family protein — MIMPEDALPRIVDDLHGLRSPWALVGGLAVCARAQSRPTADVDIAVAVPDDATAKARVDDLISIGYRPRESIVHDQTGRLATVRLLATVAGEDVAVDLFFASSGVEVETVTAAERLEVRPGLKIPVARIGHLIAVKLCWRRSEKRDRDLRALIERANADDLRDARHLITVITGRGYHRGRDLPSALDTWLEAPRANH; from the coding sequence ATGATCATGCCGGAGGATGCCCTCCCGCGAATCGTTGATGACCTTCACGGACTCCGTTCGCCCTGGGCGCTGGTCGGCGGCCTCGCTGTTTGCGCCCGGGCACAATCGCGACCGACCGCGGACGTCGACATCGCCGTCGCCGTGCCCGATGATGCGACCGCCAAAGCACGGGTCGATGACCTGATTTCGATCGGCTACCGGCCGAGGGAGTCGATCGTGCATGACCAGACGGGTCGACTCGCGACGGTACGGTTACTCGCGACTGTCGCCGGCGAGGACGTGGCCGTCGACCTGTTCTTTGCCAGTTCCGGCGTCGAAGTCGAGACCGTGACCGCGGCGGAGAGGTTGGAGGTCCGGCCGGGCTTGAAAATCCCGGTTGCCCGGATCGGGCACCTGATCGCGGTCAAGCTCTGCTGGCGGCGTAGCGAAAAACGCGACCGCGACCTGCGCGCGTTGATCGAGCGCGCAAACGCCGACGACCTCCGGGACGCCCGTCACCTGATCACTGTGATCACCGGGCGCGGCTACCACCGCGGACGAGATCTCCCGTCAGCCCTGGACACCTGGCTGGAAGCTCCGCGAGCCAACCACTGA
- a CDS encoding AAA family ATPase codes for MRPVLVVIGGLPGTGKSTIAAALARETATPYLRVDRIEQAIVAASSLSHPLGSVGYAVAHQLATEQLQAGLDVVVECVNPLALTRDAWSQTAARSGAAIVEVEVVCSDRAEHRRRVETRDSDVDGLVKPTWTEVIEREYEPWARQPVRVDSAETPVARAVQQIGEQMRAVREGHHPASRG; via the coding sequence ATGCGACCAGTCCTTGTGGTGATCGGTGGCCTGCCGGGCACCGGGAAGTCGACGATTGCGGCAGCGCTCGCCCGCGAGACCGCGACCCCGTACCTGCGGGTGGACCGGATCGAGCAGGCGATCGTCGCAGCGTCGTCCTTGTCTCATCCACTGGGGTCGGTCGGCTACGCGGTGGCACACCAGTTGGCGACAGAACAGCTTCAAGCTGGCCTGGATGTCGTCGTCGAGTGTGTGAACCCGCTCGCACTCACTCGGGACGCCTGGTCCCAGACGGCAGCGAGGTCCGGTGCGGCGATCGTAGAGGTCGAGGTCGTCTGCTCGGATCGGGCGGAGCATCGTCGACGAGTGGAGACGCGTGACTCGGATGTGGACGGTCTGGTGAAGCCGACCTGGACCGAAGTGATCGAGCGCGAGTACGAACCATGGGCGAGGCAGCCGGTCAGAGTCGACTCTGCCGAAACCCCCGTAGCACGCGCGGTTCAGCAGATCGGAGAGCAGATGCGGGCCGTACGCGAGGGTCATCACCCGGCGTCAAGGGGGTGA
- a CDS encoding DEAD/DEAH box helicase family protein: protein MINYVLGAPGAGKSLIVPRLRRLMPGRVVLDWDALMGPAGELAGAPIPQTPQTWEPYGRLIRAIADVILPADLVLLGVCTPGELADWPDGPWLLLDCADDVRRQRLTARNEPDDIEEVLSDAADYRNLGLPAVDTTQLSPDEVARAVAAKIIESSAAVPPD, encoded by the coding sequence GTGATCAACTACGTCCTCGGCGCGCCCGGTGCCGGCAAGAGCCTGATCGTCCCGCGGCTGCGCAGGCTGATGCCCGGTCGGGTGGTGCTGGACTGGGACGCTTTGATGGGGCCGGCCGGCGAACTCGCAGGCGCTCCGATCCCACAGACGCCGCAAACCTGGGAGCCGTACGGACGGCTGATCCGAGCGATCGCCGACGTGATTCTCCCGGCAGACCTGGTGCTGCTCGGCGTCTGCACTCCGGGCGAGCTGGCTGATTGGCCGGATGGGCCGTGGCTTCTGCTGGACTGTGCCGACGATGTGCGGCGGCAGCGTCTGACGGCACGCAACGAACCCGACGACATCGAGGAAGTGCTGTCCGATGCCGCCGATTACCGGAACCTGGGGCTACCGGCGGTCGACACGACCCAGCTCTCGCCGGACGAAGTCGCCAGGGCAGTCGCTGCCAAGATCATCGAGTCCTCAGCAGCCGTCCCGCCCGACTGA
- the fdh gene encoding formate dehydrogenase gives MGRGRTFLDWPVVRQLTGADPLGRGAAVESARTRDWTARTETADRVVKSVCPYCAVGCGQNVYVKDDHVVQIEGDPDSPVSRGRLCPKGSASEQLVNADNRLKHVLYRRPGAADFERLDADTALDMIADRMVESRRRWWQDTDEDGRPLRRTMGIAALGGATLDNEENYLIKKLFTALGAIQIENQARIUHSATVPSLGASFGRGGATGFLQDLQNSDCIVIQGSNMAECHPVGFQWVTEAKARGATVIHVDPRFTRTSALADAYVPIRAGSDIVFLGAIVNYILSNEKYFDEYVRAYTNASHIVSEDFVDVDDLDGVFSGYDPESGTYQPDSWAYAGQQEEHAAAGDRKPHEDPETESPGSTGDLEHPESKASRGSGHELGGHGPAVGTSGIETDPTLQHPRCVFQILRRHFARYTPELVQETCGISPEQLRMVCEAVTANSGRDRTTAWVYSVGWTHHTVAIQYIRTAAIIQLLLGNIGRPGGGILALRGHASIQGSTDIPTLFNLLPGYLPMPMVGSHETLDDFVAGIVSPDQKGFWADAKAYTVSLLKSWWGDAATADNDFCFDYLPRLTGDHGTYQTVMDMLEDKIDGYFLLGQNPAVGSAHAKMQRLALSHLQWLVVRDLNLIESATFFKDAPEIDTGELKTADIGTEVFVLPAAAHTEKSGSFTQTQRMLQWHHKAVEPPGDCLSDLQFMFLLGKKIKQRLAGSDDDRDRPLLDLTWDYPTDAAGEVDAEAVLAEINGSHLTGEQAGQPLSSYTEMAEDGTTSGGCWIYTGVYADGVNQAARRRPGSEQSWVAPEWGWAWPSNRRILYNRASADPDGRPWSDRKAYVVWDQDQQRWTGPDVPDFEADKAPSYRPPEGSSGVAALAGDDPFIMQADGKGWLYAPTGLLDGPLPSHYEPQESPVPNRLYRQQANPARQTFPRPDNLQNPSGDAPGADVYPYVFTTYRLTEHHTAGGMSRFQPYLAELQPEFFCEVSPQLAAERGLEQLGWATIVSARTAIEARVLITERIRPLQLGDRTVHQVGLPYHWGVGDQAVVSGDSANDLFGVTLDPNVHIQESKVASCDIRPGRRPRGPQLLAFVADYRRRAGITLDTGQAHRTPPPDVADSPAKGDR, from the coding sequence ATGGGTAGGGGCAGGACCTTCCTGGACTGGCCGGTGGTGCGCCAACTCACCGGGGCCGATCCGCTCGGCCGCGGGGCTGCGGTGGAGTCGGCGCGAACGCGGGACTGGACCGCCCGGACCGAGACCGCGGACCGCGTGGTCAAGAGCGTGTGCCCCTACTGCGCGGTCGGCTGCGGCCAGAACGTGTACGTGAAGGACGATCACGTGGTACAGATCGAAGGCGACCCGGATTCGCCCGTGTCCCGCGGCCGGCTATGCCCCAAGGGATCGGCCAGCGAACAACTGGTCAACGCCGACAATCGACTCAAGCACGTGCTCTACCGTCGACCGGGAGCGGCCGACTTCGAACGGCTCGACGCCGACACCGCCTTGGACATGATCGCCGACCGGATGGTGGAGTCCCGGCGGCGATGGTGGCAGGACACCGACGAGGACGGCCGGCCGCTGCGCCGCACCATGGGCATCGCCGCACTCGGCGGGGCGACCCTGGACAACGAAGAGAACTACTTGATCAAGAAACTCTTCACCGCCCTGGGCGCGATCCAGATCGAGAACCAGGCGCGTATTTGACACAGTGCAACGGTTCCCAGTTTGGGAGCCTCGTTCGGCCGTGGCGGCGCCACCGGCTTCCTGCAGGACCTGCAGAATTCTGACTGCATCGTGATCCAGGGCTCGAACATGGCCGAGTGCCATCCGGTCGGGTTCCAGTGGGTGACCGAGGCCAAGGCGCGTGGTGCGACGGTGATCCACGTCGATCCGCGATTCACTCGCACCTCGGCGTTGGCCGACGCGTACGTGCCGATCCGGGCCGGCAGCGACATCGTCTTCCTGGGCGCCATCGTCAACTACATCCTGAGCAACGAGAAGTACTTCGACGAGTACGTCCGCGCCTACACCAACGCCAGCCACATCGTCAGCGAGGACTTCGTCGACGTGGACGACCTGGACGGGGTGTTCTCCGGCTACGATCCCGAGTCCGGTACGTACCAACCGGACAGCTGGGCTTATGCGGGGCAACAGGAGGAGCACGCCGCGGCCGGCGATCGCAAGCCGCACGAGGATCCCGAGACCGAGTCGCCTGGATCGACCGGCGATCTCGAACATCCTGAATCCAAGGCGTCGCGCGGCTCCGGCCACGAGCTCGGCGGTCACGGGCCGGCCGTGGGTACGTCCGGGATCGAGACCGACCCGACCCTGCAACACCCGCGCTGCGTCTTCCAGATCCTGCGCCGGCACTTCGCCCGCTACACACCCGAGTTGGTGCAGGAAACGTGCGGGATCAGCCCCGAGCAGTTGCGGATGGTGTGCGAGGCGGTCACCGCCAACAGCGGTCGTGATCGGACCACGGCCTGGGTCTACTCGGTCGGCTGGACACACCACACGGTGGCCATCCAGTACATCCGGACTGCGGCGATCATCCAACTGCTGTTGGGAAACATCGGCCGTCCGGGCGGCGGCATCCTGGCGTTGCGCGGCCACGCCAGCATCCAGGGATCCACCGACATCCCGACCCTGTTCAACCTGCTGCCGGGCTATCTGCCGATGCCGATGGTCGGTTCGCACGAGACGTTGGACGACTTCGTGGCCGGCATCGTCAGCCCGGACCAGAAGGGGTTCTGGGCCGATGCGAAGGCCTACACGGTCAGTCTGTTGAAGTCCTGGTGGGGCGATGCTGCCACCGCCGACAACGACTTCTGCTTCGACTACCTGCCTCGGCTGACCGGTGATCACGGCACCTACCAGACCGTGATGGACATGCTCGAGGACAAGATCGACGGCTACTTCCTACTCGGGCAGAACCCGGCGGTCGGCTCGGCCCACGCCAAGATGCAGCGGCTCGCGCTGTCCCATCTGCAGTGGCTGGTGGTCCGCGATCTCAACCTGATCGAATCGGCGACCTTCTTCAAGGACGCGCCGGAGATCGACACCGGCGAGCTGAAGACCGCCGACATCGGCACCGAGGTGTTCGTGCTGCCGGCGGCGGCCCACACCGAGAAGTCCGGATCGTTCACCCAGACGCAGCGGATGCTGCAGTGGCATCACAAGGCGGTCGAGCCGCCCGGTGACTGCCTCAGCGATCTGCAGTTCATGTTCCTGCTGGGGAAGAAGATCAAGCAACGGCTGGCCGGCTCCGACGACGACCGAGACCGCCCCTTGCTGGACCTGACCTGGGACTATCCGACCGACGCCGCCGGGGAGGTGGACGCCGAGGCGGTGCTGGCCGAGATCAACGGCAGCCACCTGACCGGCGAGCAGGCGGGACAGCCGCTGTCGAGCTACACCGAGATGGCCGAGGACGGTACGACCTCGGGCGGCTGCTGGATCTACACCGGTGTTTATGCGGACGGGGTCAATCAGGCTGCGCGCCGCCGTCCCGGCTCCGAACAGTCCTGGGTGGCGCCGGAATGGGGCTGGGCGTGGCCGTCCAACCGGCGCATCCTCTACAACCGGGCCTCCGCCGATCCGGACGGGCGACCGTGGAGCGATCGCAAGGCGTACGTGGTCTGGGACCAAGATCAACAACGCTGGACCGGTCCGGACGTGCCGGACTTCGAGGCCGACAAGGCCCCGTCCTATCGACCGCCCGAGGGCAGTAGTGGGGTGGCGGCGCTGGCCGGCGACGACCCGTTCATCATGCAGGCCGACGGCAAGGGCTGGTTGTATGCGCCGACCGGACTGCTGGACGGTCCGCTGCCCAGCCACTACGAGCCGCAGGAGTCACCGGTACCGAATCGGCTGTATCGCCAGCAGGCGAACCCGGCACGGCAGACGTTCCCGCGTCCGGACAATTTGCAGAACCCGTCCGGTGACGCACCGGGCGCCGACGTCTACCCGTACGTGTTCACCACCTACCGGCTGACCGAACATCACACCGCCGGCGGGATGAGTCGCTTCCAGCCCTATCTCGCCGAACTGCAACCGGAGTTCTTCTGTGAGGTGTCTCCACAGCTGGCCGCCGAACGTGGGCTGGAGCAGCTCGGCTGGGCCACCATCGTCAGTGCGCGGACCGCCATCGAGGCTCGGGTGTTGATCACCGAGCGGATCCGGCCGCTGCAACTGGGTGATCGGACGGTGCATCAGGTGGGTCTGCCGTATCACTGGGGCGTGGGCGACCAGGCCGTCGTGAGCGGTGACTCGGCCAACGATCTCTTCGGGGTCACGCTCGATCCGAACGTGCACATCCAGGAGAGCAAGGTCGCCTCGTGCGACATCCGACCGGGACGACGCCCGCGGGGCCCGCAGCTGCTGGCCTTTGTGGCGGACTATCGTCGCCGGGCAGGGATCACGTTGGACACCGGCCAGGCCCACCGGACTCCGCCGCCGGACGTCGCGGACAGCCCAGCGAAGGGGGACCGATGA